A single genomic interval of Scatophagus argus isolate fScaArg1 chromosome 22, fScaArg1.pri, whole genome shotgun sequence harbors:
- the LOC124053923 gene encoding GTPase IMAP family member 8-like, whose product MQLRNSLHNSLHSQGKPLRLTHHGLRIVLLGKSEDEQTKLGNFIIEDQPFHYQRTSPTKHCVSACGEWRGKPLTVVKTPDIFSLSEEKMRSEMKSCVSLCAPGPNVLLLLVKPSGFTERKRRALKFFLSLFSQDAFKHSMVIVTHEGKLTAVSQLVRDCGGGLYNMSEENHTSLMQRIENIVSDNKGTFLTFTEETFRPKPDPVRPALNLVLCGRRGAGKTSAAKAILLQTDSDSVSTSSQCVRHQGEVCGRQLSLVELPALYGKPQEEVMEESFRCMSLCDPEGIHAFILVLPVDPLTEEDKGEFRTIQNTFGSGVDDFTLILFTVDSDPTAQEVITFIKENKDIQELRQSCGGRHVVLNIKDKQQIPELLDDVGRMILGLYQDKPDCYTTETFALAQIEKIVQQQKNIAALQAELKGPKTQNIISSDDEDQSGESLRMVLIGKTGSGKSSSGNTILGREEFTAELGQTSVTRCCQKAHGEVNGRPVTVVDTPGLYDTTLSYEQVNDEMVKCVSLLAPGPHVFLLVVDIKARFTQEEKETLTKIKKGFGKNSEKFTIVLLTGGDILEHKGLSAKDFIENKCDESFKKLIADCGGRYHVFNNRINDDTQVRELIAKIDSMVKENGGSCFTNEMLQEAEASIRKEMEKILKEKEEEMKKEREELQRKHDEEMEAMKRTIEEQRAKVQTEREQREKQLKEMEENINREHEMRRKEQEMREEETRKRTEEEESQRQEWKQKVSDLEQKIRSESESKEVVDRRLKETSEKMREEREKWERKQEEWWDKRHQEDELRRQEEETKLKNLREEYERERKSDEMKREKEDRIRREQEERQKKDMEENFRRQMEDMKKKYEEEARMKAEEFNEFKQEFKQKLADQNEEHKKQMGEKDKQYDILKALSDHKEKEKRKKHQAQICDLVKSVNRKMGNRKKFKDLLDKQEQEMKQRKTKEETKNLQQKHEKEISDLIQKLLAEDAFCSIL is encoded by the exons ATGCAGCTACGAAATTCACTGCACAATTCTCTTCACTCTCAGGGAAAACCCCTCAGACTGACA CATCACGGACTCAGGATTGTGCTGCTTGGAAAAAGTGAGGATGAACAGACAAAACTTGGTAACTTCATCATTGAGGACCAACCGTTTCATTACCAAAGAACTTCCCCAACCAAacattgtgtgtctgcatgtggagagtggagaggaaaaCCTCTAACAGTAGTGAAAACTCCAGACatcttcagtctgtctgaggagaagatgaggagCGAGATGAAGAGCTGTGTGAGTCTTTGTGCTCCTGGACCAAATGTTCTGCTCCTGTTAGTGAAGCCTTCTGGtttcacagagaggaaaagacgAGCACTGAAGTTCTTCCTGAGTTTGTTTAGTCAAGATGCTTTCAAACACTCAATGGTCATCGTGACACATGAGGGGAAGTTAACAGCTGTTAGTCAGCTTGTTAGAGACTGTGGAGGAGGACTCTACAACATGTCTGAAGAGAACCACACTTCGTTAATGCAGAGGATTGAGAACATTGTGTCTGACAACAAAGGAACCTTCCTCACCTTCACTGAGGAGACCTTCAGACCGAAGCCTGACCCAGTCAGACCAGCTTTAAACCTGGTTCtgtgtgggaggagaggagcagggaAGACTTCAGCAGCCAAAGCCATTTTACTTCAGACAGACTCTGATTCAGTCTCCACCTCATCACAGTGTGTTAGACATCAGGGAGAGGTGTGTGGACGTCAGCTTTCCCTGGTGGAGCTGCCGGCCTTGTATGGAAAACCTCaggaggaagtgatggaggAATCGTTCAGGTGCATGTCCCTCTGTGATCCTGAGGGCATCCATGCCTTCATCCTTGTCCTACCTGTGGATCCCCtcactgaagaagacaaaggagAGTTCAGGACCATCCAGAATACGTTTGGCTCTGGAGTCGATGACTTCACCCTGATTCTGTTCACTGTGGACTCAGATCCTACAGCTCAAGAGGTTATTACatttataaaggaaaacaaggacATCCAGGAGCTCCGTCAGAGCTGTGGAGGAAGACATGTTGTTCTCAACATCAAGGACAAGCAGCAGATCCCAGAGCTGCTGGATGATGTGGGAAGGATGATTCTGGGGCTCTACCAAGACAAACCAGACTGCtacacaacagaaacatttgcaCTTGCCCAAATAGAAAAGATCgtacaacaacagaaaaacatcgCCGCACTGCAGGCTGAACTGAAAGGCccgaaaacacaaaacataatcaGTA GTGATGATGAGGATCAGAGCGGAGAGAGTCTCAGGATGGTGCTGATTGGGAAGACGGGCAGTGGGAAGAGCTCTTCAGGAAACACCATTCTGGGAAGAGAGGAGTTTACGGCTGAATTAGGTCAAACATCAGTCACCAGATGTTGTCAGAAAGCACATGGTGAAGTGAACGGTCGTCCAGTCACTGTGGTCGACACTCCTGGTTTATATGACACAACTTTGTCTTATGAACAAGTGAATGATGAGATGGTGAAGTGCGTCAGTCTTCTGGCTCCAGGACCACACGTCTTCCTGTTGGTGGTCGATATTAAGGCAAGATTTACacaagaggagaaggagactTTAACAAAAATCAAGAAAGGCTTTGGGAAGAATTCTGAGAAGTTCACCATTGTTTTGTTAACTGGAGGAGATATCCTGGAGCATAAGGGGCTATCTGCTAAAGATTtcattgaaaataaatgtgatgaatCATTTAAGAAACTGATTGCTGACTGTGGAGGAAGATACCATGTGTTTAATAACCGTATAAACGACGACACACAAGTCAGAGAGCTGATAGCCAAGATCGACTCCATGGTGAAGGAAAATGGAGGCAGCTGCTTCACTAATGAGATGCTGCAAGAGGCTGAGGCATCAATaaggaaagaaatggagaagaTCCtcaaggagaaggaggaagagatgaagaaagagagggaggagcttcaaagaaaacatgatgaagaaATGGAAGCAATGAAAAGAACAATAGAGGAACAGAGAGCAAAAGTTCAAAcggagagagaacagagagaaaaacaacttaaagaaATGGAGGAGAACATCAACAGAGAACATGAGATGAGAAGgaaagaacaggaaatgagagaagaagagaccaggaagagaacagaagaagaagaaagtcagCGACAGGAGTGGAAACAAAAAGTTTCAGATTTGGAACAAAAAATTagatcagagtcagaatcaaaAGAAGTCGTTGACAGGAGGCTGAAGGAAACCAGTGAAAAGATGAGAGAAGAACGAGAGAAgtgggagagaaaacaagaagaatgGTGGGATAAACGACATCAAGAAGATGAACTGAGACgacaggaggaagaaacaaaactgaaaaacctTCGGGAAGAAtatgaaagggaaagaaaaagtgatgaaatgaaaagagagaaagaagatcGAATCAGAAGAGaacaagaggaaagacagaaaaaagacatgGAGGAGAACTTTAGGAGACAAATGGAGGACATGAAGAAGAAATACGAAGAGGAAGCCAGAATGAAAGCTGAAGAGTTTAATGAATTTAAACAGGAATTCAAGCAGAAACTTGCAGATCAGAATGAAGAGCATAAGAAACAAATGGGTGAAAAAGATAAGCAATATGACATATTAAAGGCTCTTTCAGAtcacaaggaaaaagaaaagaggaaaaagcatCAAGCTCAAATTTGTGACTTAGTGAAAAGTGTGAACAGAAAGATGGGAAATAGGAAGAAATTCAAGGATTTACTGGACAAACAGGAACAAGAAATGAAGCAGAGGAAAActaaagaggaaacaaaaaatcTGCAGCAAAAACACGAAAAAGAAATCAGTGACTTGATACAGAAACTGTTGGCTGAAGATgcattttgttccattttatgA